A section of the Bacteroidales bacterium genome encodes:
- a CDS encoding cupin domain-containing protein: MKQSEIIIQKLNLQPHPEGGYYSETYRSSGKIKQDNLDSVYKGKRNYSTCIYFLLTSETFSAFHKIHQDEIWHYYDGSPLNLHIISPEGEYSKIIIGRNIENGQVPQFIVKGGNWFAADIINDDDFTLLGCTVSPGFDYNDFELAKRNELIEKFPQHKKIIAELTRG, translated from the coding sequence ATGAAACAATCAGAAATAATTATCCAAAAACTAAACCTTCAACCTCACCCCGAAGGCGGCTATTACAGCGAAACATACCGAAGTTCGGGAAAAATAAAACAAGACAATCTTGACAGTGTTTATAAAGGAAAAAGAAATTATTCAACTTGCATTTATTTTTTACTTACGTCTGAAACTTTTTCTGCATTTCATAAAATTCACCAGGATGAGATTTGGCATTACTACGATGGCTCACCACTTAATCTTCACATTATTTCACCTGAAGGAGAATATTCAAAAATTATTATTGGTCGTAATATTGAAAACGGACAAGTTCCGCAATTCATAGTTAAAGGCGGGAACTGGTTTGCTGCTGATATAATAAATGATGATGATTTCACGTTATTAGGCTGTACGGTCTCGCCGGGCTTTGATTACAACGATTTTGAACTGGCAAAACGAAATGAACTTATCGAAAAATTTCCACAACATAAAAAGATTATTGCTGAGTTAACGAGAGGATAA
- the guaB gene encoding IMP dehydrogenase yields the protein MATDNDKFINEGLTYDDVLLVPAYSEVMPREVDISSQFTRNINLNIPIVSAAMDSVTEAPMAIAIAQEGGIGVLHKNMSIEDQAMEVRKVKRAENGMIVEPVTINAEATVSNALDLMAENKIGGIPVVNKANVLVGIVTNRDLRFERNHSRPISEVMTKENLITTTEFTNFEKAADILQEYKIEKLPVVDSKYRLIGLITYKDIIKIKARPNACKDSIGRLRVAAGVGVTKDVLDRIAALVKNGVDAIVVDTAHGHSKGVFDTIKKIKSKYPQLELVAGNIATAQAGKDLVKAGVDAVKVGIGPGSICTTRIIAGVGVPQLHAVYDVAKALKGSGVPVIADGGIRFTGDVVKALAAGAHSVMIGSLFAGVDESPGETILFEGRKFKTYRGMGSIEAMQKGSKDRYFQDAEDDIKKLVPEGIVGRVPYKGSLSEVIHQMIGGLRAGMGYCGAPNMEMLQQSKFIRITSAGIQESHPHDVTITREAPNYSTKS from the coding sequence ATGGCAACCGATAATGATAAATTCATTAACGAAGGATTAACATACGACGACGTATTACTCGTACCGGCATACTCAGAAGTAATGCCCCGTGAAGTTGATATTTCATCACAGTTCACAAGAAATATAAACCTGAATATTCCTATAGTTTCTGCTGCAATGGATTCTGTTACTGAAGCTCCTATGGCTATTGCTATTGCACAGGAAGGTGGCATTGGTGTTCTTCATAAAAACATGTCGATTGAAGACCAGGCTATGGAAGTACGTAAAGTTAAACGTGCCGAAAACGGGATGATCGTTGAACCTGTTACTATTAATGCCGAAGCTACTGTCAGCAACGCACTTGACCTGATGGCCGAAAATAAAATCGGTGGAATACCGGTAGTGAATAAAGCCAATGTTTTGGTTGGAATCGTTACCAACCGCGACTTACGTTTTGAACGTAATCACAGCAGACCTATATCAGAGGTAATGACAAAAGAAAACCTCATTACTACTACCGAATTCACTAACTTTGAAAAAGCTGCCGATATCCTCCAGGAATATAAAATTGAAAAACTTCCTGTTGTTGACAGCAAATACCGGCTAATAGGACTTATAACATACAAAGACATCATTAAAATAAAAGCACGCCCAAACGCATGTAAAGATTCCATAGGAAGATTAAGAGTAGCAGCCGGTGTGGGAGTTACCAAAGATGTACTCGACAGGATTGCAGCTTTAGTAAAAAATGGCGTTGATGCTATTGTAGTTGACACAGCTCATGGTCATTCCAAAGGAGTTTTTGATACCATAAAAAAAATAAAATCAAAATACCCGCAACTGGAGCTGGTTGCAGGGAATATTGCCACAGCCCAGGCCGGAAAAGACTTGGTGAAAGCTGGTGTTGATGCGGTAAAGGTGGGAATAGGCCCGGGTTCTATATGCACCACAAGAATTATTGCAGGGGTTGGCGTTCCTCAATTACATGCGGTGTATGATGTAGCTAAAGCTTTAAAAGGCAGTGGCGTACCTGTAATTGCAGATGGAGGAATACGATTTACCGGCGATGTAGTAAAAGCACTGGCTGCCGGCGCTCATTCGGTTATGATAGGTTCACTCTTTGCCGGTGTTGATGAATCACCCGGTGAAACTATACTTTTTGAAGGAAGAAAATTCAAAACCTATCGTGGCATGGGCTCTATTGAAGCTATGCAGAAAGGCTCCAAAGACCGCTATTTCCAGGATGCTGAAGATGATATTAAAAAACTGGTTCCCGAAGGTATTGTTGGAAGGGTTCCTTACAAAGGTTCATTATCAGAGGTAATTCACCAGATGATTGGCGGACTAAGAGCAGGCATGGGCTATTGCGGCGCACCGAATATGGAAATGCTTCAGCAATCAAAATTCATAAGAATTACATCAGCAGGAATTCAGGAAAGTCATCCCCATGATGTTACCATCACACGCGAAGCGCCAAACTATTCTACAAAATCATAA
- a CDS encoding peptidylprolyl isomerase: MKKNCIILFITIGCLLLINRNYAQIASEQKSKTDPVLLIVGNDTVTKSEFLTVYKKNNIKKDVPIDQKALEEYLDLYINFKLKVKEAESLGMDTVSSFITELAGYRKQLAQPYLVNKDVNEKLLTEAYERMQWDIRASHILIKVSEDASEQDTLKAYKKIMEIRKRALKGEDFGDLAVENSEDNSARDQAATAQRPFIKGNKGDLGYFTALDLIYEFENAAYNTKVGEVSMPTRTSFGYHIIKVVDRKPAMGKVQVAHILNTFPANATKEDSLKVKNKINEIYDSLKAGASFEDMAKNHSDDKASSAKGGILPWFGIWRMLPEFVSTLSDMKINDISKPVETMYGWHILKLMNRKPVGAFDSIKTELKSKITKDNRASLSKEIMVDSIKKQYHFKENIATLSDFYKIVDDSIFMGKWDINRAKDLNKVMFTLGDKKYTQQDFATYFSKNLTRKTTKEDSSMYVRKIYKQWVETSAIDYEDSKLESKYPDFKALMKEYRDGILLFELTDEKVWSKAVKDSTGLDAFYNSNKNNYMWDDRMDVTIYTCANEKISKATRKLVNKGKLNDNDILNTINKNSQLNLKIETGKFEKTDTTIKSIPWVVGISQDIKKGNSVVFANVKNIIPKEPKSLLEARGLITADYQSYLEKEWITDLKKKYPVIVNRDVLSTIK; this comes from the coding sequence ATGAAAAAGAATTGCATTATTTTATTCATTACAATAGGTTGTTTATTACTTATAAACCGTAATTACGCGCAGATTGCATCTGAACAGAAAAGCAAAACAGACCCGGTATTACTTATAGTTGGTAACGATACGGTTACAAAATCGGAATTCCTTACGGTTTACAAAAAGAACAATATTAAAAAAGATGTTCCCATTGACCAGAAAGCGCTCGAAGAGTATCTTGACCTTTATATTAATTTTAAACTTAAGGTAAAAGAAGCTGAATCATTAGGAATGGATACCGTTTCTTCATTTATTACCGAACTTGCAGGTTACAGAAAACAATTAGCTCAACCTTATCTGGTAAACAAAGATGTTAATGAAAAACTTCTTACTGAAGCTTACGAAAGAATGCAATGGGATATCCGCGCAAGCCATATACTAATCAAAGTTAGCGAAGATGCTTCAGAACAGGATACTTTAAAAGCATACAAAAAAATAATGGAGATACGTAAAAGAGCTTTAAAAGGCGAAGACTTTGGCGACCTTGCCGTTGAAAACTCCGAAGATAATTCAGCACGCGATCAGGCTGCTACTGCTCAAAGACCATTTATTAAAGGTAACAAAGGCGACCTGGGATATTTTACTGCACTTGATTTAATTTATGAATTTGAAAATGCTGCTTATAACACTAAAGTTGGCGAAGTATCCATGCCAACACGTACCAGCTTTGGCTATCATATCATAAAGGTAGTTGACAGGAAACCTGCTATGGGCAAAGTACAGGTAGCACATATTTTAAACACCTTCCCTGCAAATGCTACTAAAGAAGATTCTTTAAAGGTTAAAAATAAAATTAACGAAATTTATGACTCATTAAAAGCAGGTGCTTCTTTTGAAGATATGGCTAAAAATCATTCCGACGATAAAGCTTCATCAGCAAAAGGAGGAATACTGCCATGGTTTGGCATATGGAGAATGCTTCCTGAATTCGTATCAACACTTTCGGATATGAAGATCAACGATATTTCAAAACCTGTAGAAACCATGTATGGATGGCATATCCTTAAATTAATGAACAGAAAACCAGTAGGTGCATTCGATAGTATCAAAACCGAATTAAAATCAAAAATTACTAAAGATAACCGCGCTTCTTTGTCGAAAGAAATAATGGTTGATTCTATTAAAAAGCAATACCACTTTAAAGAAAATATTGCTACCCTTTCTGATTTTTATAAAATTGTTGATGATAGTATTTTCATGGGGAAATGGGATATTAATAGAGCAAAAGACCTTAATAAAGTTATGTTCACTCTTGGAGATAAAAAATATACACAACAGGATTTTGCAACGTATTTCAGTAAAAATCTTACCAGGAAAACCACAAAAGAAGACAGTTCAATGTATGTCAGAAAAATTTACAAACAGTGGGTTGAAACATCAGCTATTGATTATGAAGACAGCAAGCTTGAATCAAAATACCCTGACTTTAAAGCCCTGATGAAAGAATACAGGGATGGCATACTTCTTTTTGAACTTACCGATGAAAAAGTATGGTCGAAAGCAGTGAAGGATTCAACAGGATTAGATGCTTTCTACAACAGCAATAAAAATAACTATATGTGGGACGACAGGATGGATGTTACTATTTATACCTGTGCAAACGAAAAAATATCAAAAGCTACACGCAAACTTGTAAACAAGGGCAAACTCAATGATAATGATATACTGAATACCATAAATAAAAATTCACAACTCAACCTTAAAATTGAAACCGGTAAATTCGAAAAAACGGATACTACTATTAAATCAATTCCTTGGGTAGTGGGTATTTCTCAAGATATTAAAAAAGGAAATTCTGTTGTTTTTGCAAATGTTAAAAATATTATTCCTAAAGAACCGAAATCTCTTTTAGAAGCCCGTGGTTTGATAACTGCAGATTATCAGTCGTATCTTGAAAAAGAATGGATAACTGATTTGAAGAAAAAATATCCGGTTATCGTAAACCGTGATGTGCTTTCAACAATAAAATAA
- a CDS encoding peptidylprolyl isomerase codes for MKKIFLVILLALPFNQIFSQDKVIDQVVAIVGSKMIKLSDIENQYAQYVMQGYIKADTTFKCQLIEELLFQKLLLNQADIDSITVTDTQVETDLDRRLNYFAKQMGGFDALEKYYNKTTLEIKADFREIIKNQLLQQQVEAKITDNVKVTPSEVKSFFNNLPVDSIPTISSEVEIGQIIKMPAISDAEKNKAKEKLNGIRDRILKGEDFSTLAIMYSEDDGTAAKGGELGFTSRGELDPTFEAAAFKLKEGEISPVVQSKFGYHIIKLIERRGEMINVKHILIIPKVATEDLLKAKLSLDTIYTKIKSDSITFEAAAKKYSDDPSKNNSGIMVNTETGTSKFEPDQLDVSLFYVIDKLKPGEMSLPVPMKTDEGKQAYRILYLKTRTEPHRANMKEDYDKIQEAALKEKQNEEVKKWIKEKAAITYIHIAKEYLGCDYTYDWFAKPK; via the coding sequence ATGAAAAAAATTTTTCTAGTTATTCTATTGGCTTTACCTTTTAATCAAATCTTCTCGCAGGATAAAGTAATCGATCAGGTGGTAGCCATTGTTGGAAGTAAAATGATAAAATTATCGGATATTGAAAACCAGTATGCACAATATGTGATGCAGGGATACATCAAGGCCGATACTACTTTTAAATGCCAGCTTATTGAAGAACTTCTTTTCCAGAAACTATTGTTAAACCAGGCCGATATTGATAGCATCACGGTTACCGATACACAAGTTGAAACAGACCTCGACCGCAGGCTGAATTATTTTGCAAAACAAATGGGTGGCTTCGATGCATTAGAAAAATATTATAATAAAACTACTCTTGAAATCAAAGCAGACTTCAGGGAAATAATTAAAAACCAGTTATTGCAACAACAGGTTGAAGCAAAAATTACCGATAACGTTAAAGTTACTCCCTCTGAAGTAAAAAGTTTTTTTAATAACCTCCCGGTCGATAGTATTCCTACAATAAGTTCGGAAGTTGAAATCGGGCAGATTATTAAAATGCCCGCTATCAGCGATGCTGAAAAGAATAAGGCAAAAGAAAAACTTAATGGAATCCGCGACAGAATTTTAAAAGGTGAAGATTTTTCTACGCTTGCTATTATGTATTCAGAAGACGATGGCACTGCTGCTAAAGGCGGAGAATTAGGTTTTACAAGCCGAGGCGAACTCGACCCTACTTTTGAAGCAGCAGCTTTTAAACTTAAAGAAGGCGAAATATCTCCCGTGGTACAATCGAAATTCGGTTATCATATCATTAAACTTATTGAACGTCGTGGCGAAATGATAAATGTAAAACACATTCTCATCATTCCAAAAGTTGCTACTGAAGATCTGCTTAAAGCCAAACTTTCTCTTGACACTATTTATACAAAGATCAAAAGCGACTCGATAACTTTTGAAGCAGCAGCAAAAAAATATTCCGACGATCCTTCAAAAAACAACAGCGGCATCATGGTGAATACCGAAACCGGTACTTCAAAATTTGAACCCGACCAACTTGATGTTTCCCTGTTTTATGTTATTGATAAATTGAAACCGGGCGAAATGTCGTTACCTGTTCCAATGAAAACCGACGAAGGAAAACAAGCTTACCGCATTCTTTACCTGAAAACCCGCACCGAACCTCATAGAGCCAATATGAAAGAGGACTATGATAAAATACAGGAAGCCGCGCTTAAAGAAAAACAAAACGAAGAAGTTAAAAAATGGATAAAGGAAAAAGCCGCCATCACTTATATTCACATAGCTAAAGAATACCTTGGCTGTGATTATACTTACGATTGGTTTGCGAAACCGAAGTAA
- a CDS encoding AAA family ATPase, which yields MQYKSDVEAVDALVEKYKILKNEVAKVIVGQDEIVKKLILCIFSKGHCLLIGVPGLAKTLMINTLAKALGLSYSRIQFTPDLMPSDIIGTEILDETRKFRFIKGPVFANIILADEINRTPPKTQSALLEAMQEKAVTAAGTTYKLEEPFFVLATQNPIEQEGTYPLPEAQLDRFMFNVWLDYPSIQEEINIVKSTTSGQENGVNVVLSKEEILAYQQVLNRIPVTDNVLQYAVNLATKTRPNTTKAHPFANDFLSWGAGPRASQYLIIGAKAHAAINGKYSPDIEDVQAVAVSVLRHRIVRNYKAEAEGMDAEKIVSEFLK from the coding sequence ATGCAATATAAATCGGATGTTGAAGCTGTAGATGCGCTTGTAGAAAAATATAAGATCCTGAAAAACGAAGTAGCTAAAGTTATTGTCGGACAGGATGAGATCGTAAAAAAACTGATCCTTTGTATTTTCAGTAAAGGACATTGCCTGCTGATAGGCGTTCCGGGACTTGCCAAAACATTAATGATAAACACCCTTGCCAAAGCCCTTGGTTTATCATACAGCCGCATACAGTTCACTCCCGACCTTATGCCTTCCGATATCATAGGCACCGAGATACTTGACGAAACACGTAAGTTCCGTTTTATAAAAGGACCTGTTTTCGCAAATATCATATTAGCCGACGAAATAAACCGTACTCCTCCTAAAACACAATCGGCTTTACTGGAAGCCATGCAGGAGAAAGCTGTTACCGCTGCCGGAACAACTTACAAACTCGAAGAACCATTTTTTGTCCTTGCCACACAAAATCCCATTGAACAGGAAGGGACATATCCTTTGCCTGAAGCGCAACTCGACCGTTTCATGTTTAACGTATGGCTCGATTACCCTTCAATACAGGAAGAAATAAATATTGTAAAAAGCACTACTTCCGGACAGGAAAACGGAGTAAATGTTGTATTGAGCAAAGAAGAAATACTTGCATACCAGCAAGTGCTTAACCGCATTCCTGTTACCGATAATGTATTGCAATATGCAGTGAACCTTGCAACCAAAACACGTCCGAATACTACCAAAGCACATCCGTTCGCAAATGATTTCCTTTCGTGGGGCGCCGGGCCGCGTGCTTCGCAATATTTAATAATTGGTGCAAAAGCGCATGCAGCCATTAACGGGAAATATTCGCCGGATATTGAAGACGTGCAGGCTGTGGCTGTTTCCGTTTTACGCCACCGCATAGTGCGCAACTACAAGGCCGAAGCCGAAGGTATGGATGCCGAAAAAATTGTAAGTGAGTTTCTGAAATAA
- a CDS encoding adenine-specific methyltransferase EcoRI family protein translates to MARKVEHKNLTSAKTSKNDEFYTQLSDIERELKHYKNHFKDKVVLCNCDDPRISNFFHFFSYNFEKFGLKKLIATCYKNQEMDLFSENKSEQAIYLEYTGDKNGNNVPDPNEIGIKKLKGDGDFRSKECIELLKQSDIVVTNPPFSLFREYVSQLIEYDKKFLIIGNINAISYKEIFKLIKENKAWLGVNMGRGISGFIVPKHYKLYGSEARVDENGNRIVATNNCLWLTNLDNAKRHEELILYKNYSPDEFPTYDSYDAINVDKTKDIPMDYPGAMGVPITFLDKYNPDQFEIIDGIGRYSMLAGPTAETQGTYLTKINGNPKYARIVIKNKRL, encoded by the coding sequence ATGGCAAGAAAAGTAGAACACAAAAATCTGACTTCCGCAAAGACCAGTAAGAATGACGAGTTTTATACTCAGCTTTCAGATATAGAAAGAGAATTAAAACATTATAAAAATCACTTTAAGGACAAAGTGGTTTTGTGTAATTGTGATGACCCAAGGATAAGCAATTTCTTTCATTTCTTTTCTTACAACTTTGAAAAGTTTGGACTAAAAAAGCTAATTGCAACTTGCTACAAAAATCAAGAAATGGATTTGTTTAGTGAAAATAAATCTGAACAAGCAATCTATTTAGAATATACAGGAGACAAAAACGGAAACAACGTTCCTGACCCTAATGAAATTGGAATAAAAAAACTCAAAGGTGACGGTGATTTTAGAAGTAAGGAGTGTATTGAACTTTTGAAACAATCCGACATTGTAGTAACAAATCCGCCATTCTCTTTATTTCGTGAATATGTTTCTCAATTAATTGAATACGATAAAAAATTCTTGATCATTGGAAACATAAACGCAATATCATACAAGGAAATCTTTAAATTAATCAAAGAAAATAAGGCTTGGTTAGGTGTTAATATGGGTCGTGGCATTTCAGGTTTTATCGTCCCAAAACATTATAAATTATATGGTTCAGAAGCCCGTGTTGATGAAAATGGAAATAGAATAGTTGCTACAAATAATTGTTTATGGTTAACCAATTTAGATAATGCAAAACGACACGAAGAATTAATACTTTATAAAAACTATTCACCTGATGAATTCCCAACTTATGATAGTTATGATGCTATCAATGTTGACAAAACCAAAGATATTCCGATGGACTATCCAGGTGCAATGGGCGTTCCAATTACATTTTTAGACAAATACAATCCTGACCAATTTGAAATAATAGACGGCATTGGCAGGTATAGTATGCTTGCAGGACCAACAGCAGAGACACAAGGTACTTATTTAACAAAGATAAATGGAAATCCAAAGTATGCCCGAATTGTAATTAAGAATAAAAGACTATGA
- a CDS encoding DUF262 domain-containing protein, with protein MNIELKEISVRELTNGYKDNQENGVIGYGGKLDIRPPYQREFIYKDKQRDAVINTITKEFPLNVIYWAVRGDGNYEVIDGQQRTISICQYVEGDFSVQVGNFPENRAFHNLQNDEKEQILNYKLMVYLCSGSDSEKLEWFRTINIAGEKLTDQELRNAVYSGSWVSDAKRYFSKSNCAAYSLGSDYLNGSAIRQDYLESTIRWISKDNIEQFMADNQHEPNANEIWLYFQSVINWVKIVFPKYRREMKGIDWGFLYNEFKEQKFDSKKLEIEIAKLMEDEDVGNKKGIYTYVLTRKEKFLNIRAFSPNQKREAYERQKGICPVCKEHFEIEQMEGDHITPWHEGGKTEAKNCQMLCKEDNRRKSGK; from the coding sequence ATGAATATAGAACTTAAAGAAATATCAGTCCGAGAATTAACGAACGGATATAAAGACAACCAAGAGAACGGAGTTATTGGCTATGGTGGCAAATTAGACATTCGTCCACCTTATCAGCGTGAATTTATTTACAAAGACAAACAAAGAGATGCCGTAATCAATACAATTACAAAAGAATTCCCTTTAAACGTAATTTATTGGGCTGTTCGTGGCGATGGTAATTATGAAGTAATTGACGGACAACAAAGAACTATTTCAATTTGCCAATATGTTGAAGGTGATTTTTCTGTTCAAGTAGGAAATTTCCCTGAGAATCGTGCATTTCACAATTTACAAAATGACGAGAAAGAGCAGATATTAAACTACAAATTAATGGTTTATTTGTGTAGCGGTTCAGATAGCGAAAAATTAGAATGGTTTAGAACTATAAACATTGCAGGCGAAAAACTCACAGACCAAGAATTAAGAAATGCAGTTTATTCAGGTTCGTGGGTTTCAGATGCAAAAAGATATTTCAGTAAAAGTAACTGTGCGGCATATTCATTAGGTAGCGATTACTTAAACGGCTCTGCCATTAGGCAAGATTACTTAGAATCTACTATACGATGGATTAGTAAAGACAACATTGAGCAATTTATGGCTGACAATCAGCATGAGCCCAACGCCAATGAAATCTGGCTGTACTTCCAATCTGTGATTAATTGGGTTAAAATAGTTTTCCCAAAGTATCGCAGAGAAATGAAAGGTATTGATTGGGGTTTTCTCTACAACGAGTTCAAAGAACAGAAATTTGATTCAAAAAAACTGGAAATAGAAATTGCTAAATTAATGGAAGATGAAGACGTTGGAAATAAAAAAGGTATTTATACTTATGTTTTAACTCGTAAAGAAAAATTTTTAAATATTCGTGCATTTAGTCCAAATCAGAAAAGAGAAGCATACGAAAGACAGAAAGGAATTTGCCCTGTCTGTAAGGAACATTTTGAGATTGAACAAATGGAAGGAGACCATATAACACCATGGCACGAAGGCGGGAAAACAGAGGCAAAGAATTGCCAAATGCTTTGCAAAGAAGACAACAGAAGAAAATCGGGGAAATAA
- the dcm gene encoding DNA (cytosine-5-)-methyltransferase — MINNSKNTNTNFAVVDLFCGVGGLTQGFVKAKFNVIAGIDFDVSCKYAYEKNNLTPFLHIDLTKYSPYEIAKLFPEGSIKILAGCAPCQAFSTYQQGNKKNDKWKLLYSFGKIIEAIQPDIVSMENVPNLMKYNNGVVFEDFITVLKANDYFVSYQVVDAKDYGVPQRRKRLILLASKFGKIELIRKTHIGKKVKTVKKAIGHLPKIKAGEFYHKDKLHRARELSDLNLKRIRATSQGGSWKEWDDKLVLDCHKKETGKSYGSVYGRMNWDDVSPTLTTQCTGYGNGRFGHPTQDRAISLREAAILQSFPKKYQFINPKEDFYPSIIEKHIGNAVPPRLGYVIAKSINEHIQQHHEN; from the coding sequence ATGATTAATAATTCTAAAAATACAAACACCAATTTTGCCGTAGTAGATTTATTCTGCGGTGTTGGTGGACTTACACAAGGTTTTGTGAAAGCAAAATTTAATGTGATTGCAGGAATTGACTTTGATGTTTCATGTAAATATGCCTATGAAAAAAACAATTTAACTCCTTTCCTTCATATAGATTTGACAAAGTATTCTCCTTATGAAATCGCTAAATTATTTCCCGAAGGTTCAATAAAAATATTGGCAGGTTGTGCCCCGTGTCAAGCATTTTCTACTTATCAACAAGGCAACAAAAAAAATGACAAGTGGAAACTTCTTTACTCATTTGGAAAAATAATCGAAGCAATTCAACCTGACATTGTTTCAATGGAAAATGTTCCGAACCTCATGAAATATAACAACGGAGTAGTTTTCGAGGATTTTATTACTGTTCTAAAAGCAAATGATTATTTTGTCTCTTACCAAGTTGTTGACGCTAAAGACTACGGCGTTCCACAAAGAAGAAAGCGTTTGATTTTGCTTGCATCTAAATTTGGGAAAATAGAACTCATTAGAAAAACGCACATAGGTAAAAAAGTAAAAACAGTTAAGAAAGCAATAGGACATCTACCAAAAATTAAAGCAGGGGAATTTTATCATAAAGACAAACTACATAGAGCAAGAGAACTTTCAGATTTAAATTTGAAAAGAATAAGAGCAACAAGTCAAGGCGGTAGCTGGAAAGAGTGGGATGATAAATTGGTTTTGGATTGCCACAAGAAAGAAACGGGAAAATCTTATGGGAGCGTTTATGGTAGAATGAATTGGGATGATGTTTCTCCGACACTTACAACACAATGCACAGGTTATGGCAACGGAAGGTTTGGACACCCTACACAAGACAGAGCAATTTCATTGAGAGAGGCAGCTATCTTGCAATCGTTCCCGAAAAAATATCAATTCATTAATCCAAAAGAAGATTTCTATCCTTCAATAATTGAAAAGCATATTGGTAATGCTGTTCCACCTCGATTGGGTTATGTAATTGCAAAATCAATTAATGAACATATTCAACAACACCATGAAAACTAA